A single window of Narcine bancroftii isolate sNarBan1 chromosome 13, sNarBan1.hap1, whole genome shotgun sequence DNA harbors:
- the LOC138747944 gene encoding N-acetyllactosaminide beta-1,3-N-acetylglucosaminyltransferase 2-like, with the protein MRYFKLQISLMALIGFGFIHLFLNLYPSLFLLVTRNQKADSRNSYPNVSAAPLPHVQRFISLLNISSAFKNFIPVKDSFWNRNQHRMFQILDTLHLHGATMYTPPLECNLTELEAEIPDLHSYSWQHRDFVRYMHCRDLPQNIDHRDKCSGGVFLLLAIKSMVTNFERRQAIRETWGKEMTVEGIRVRTVFLLGSASNLGQGPDLQKLLNFEDQLFGDILQWEFKDTLFNLTLKDYLFLKWATAHCPLVQYVFKGDDDIFLNIPVLLRYLQSLDKDLCKKLYVGHTISQATPLRDIKSKYSIPKSFYDGAYPVYAGGAGFLYSGNLVQLLYTVAHFILFFPIDDVFTGMCFSALGISPLSHPGFHTFDINAAQRDNPCSHLNLILVHQRTPLQTIQLWKALHSPELRC; encoded by the coding sequence ATGAGATATTTCAAGTTACAGATCAGCCTGATGGCTTTGATAGGATTTGGATTTATACACCTTTTCCTGAACTTGTATCCTTCCCTATTCCTGTTAGTGACTCGAAACCAGAAAGCTGACAGCCGCAACTCTTACCCAAATGTTtctgctgcccccctcccccatgttCAAAGGTTCATCTctctgctgaatatttcctcaGCGTTCAAGAACTTCATCCCCGTGAAGGATAGCTTCTGGAACCGAAACCAGCACAGGATGTTCCAGATTCTGGACACGCTCCATTTGCACGGCGCCACCATGTACACCCCACCGCTGGAGTGCAACTTGACTGAGCTGGAAGCTGAAATTCCCGACCTGCATTCCTATTCCTGGCAGCACCGGGACTTTGTACGCTACATGCACTGCAGGGACCTGCCACAGAACATTGACCACCGGGACAAGTGCAGCGGCGGGGTCTTCTTGCTGCTGGCCATCAAGTCGATGGTGACCAACTTTGAGAGGAGGCAGGCCATCCGTGAGACCTGGGGCAAGGAGATGACCGTGGAGGGTATCCGGGTGCGCACGGTCTTCCTCCTGGGCTCGGCATCCAACCTGGGTCAGGGACCTGACCTTCAGAAGTTGCTGAATTTCGAGGACCAGTTGTTTGGGGATATTCTCCAATGGGAATTCAAAGACACTCTGTTTAACCTCACCCTTAAGGACTACCTGTTTCTCAAATGGGCCACAGCCCACTGCCCTCTTGTCCAGTATGTGTTCAAGGGGGATGATGATATCTTTCTTAACATCCCCGTCCTTCTGAGGTATCTCCAGTCACTAGATAAAGACCTATGCAAGAAACTCTATGTCGGACACACAATCAGCCAAGCTACTCCGCTCCGTGATATCAAAAGCAAGTACAGTATCCCTAAGTCTTTCTATGATGGAGCTTACCCTGTCTATGCTGGGGGTGCTGGGTTCCTGTACTCAGGAAACCTGGTCCAGTTGCTCTACACGGTTGCACATTTCATTTTGTTCTTCCCCATCGATGATGTCTTCACGGGTATGTGCTTTAGTGCGCTGGGGATTAGCCCGCTGTCTCACCCAGGGTTCCATACCTTCGATATCAATGCGGCACAGAGGGACAACCCTTGCTCCCATCTCAATCTGATCCTTGTCCACCAGCGCACACCCCTACAGACCATTCAGCTCTGGAAGGCACTGCACAGCCCAGAGCTCAGGTGCTAA